Sequence from the Prionailurus bengalensis isolate Pbe53 chromosome A3, Fcat_Pben_1.1_paternal_pri, whole genome shotgun sequence genome:
taaagggggagggggaaaaaaacagcccTTGAAGATAGCACCCTTTCAAGCAGAGAAGCAGTGTAGTAATGCTATAGCAAAGTCATGGAAAATGTATTTGGCAAAGTACACAGCAGCCAGTGTCTAGAAATCCTTGATTGTCTAAGGATTCTGAAGTTCTCTAAACCAGTAGCCATCAACCATCTTTTCCTACAACCCATGATAAGAAACAATTCTATTCTGCAACCAAGTACCTACAGATACGCACACATAAACATActtcatgttttatatatatattcatgattaTGCTGAaaacttaaatttcttaaaagagtACTTCCCATTCTCCATGCCATGCACTCTgatactttttattctattttactttgtttttgaaagGCTGATTTAACCCTCTAAATCGATTTCATGATCCATACTAATGAGTTGGTAACCCAGTATGAAAAACGCATTGGGCACAGTGTGAAACAAGTAGTGAGACATAAAAACAGTGATGTGCTTTGAAAGATAAAAGTAAGCAGCAGCAAAAACGgtcagaaaaaaaggagattgGGTGGGAGAATACAATGATACAGGAAAGTGAATGGGAACGGAGAAAACATTTCAgaagcttttgtttaaaaaagaatattttgaatttactAACTGGATatgcagggaaagagagagggcagaagCAGAGATAATGCTGCGGTTTCCAGCCCAGGTGGCTGAGAAGATGAAGCAGATGAAGGAATGGAGAAGTCAGGGGGAGAggaaagtatatgtatatgtaagatTATCAATTCTATTTTGGACACAGAGTTTGGTGGGGTTTGGAGGAAATCGGTAGTAGGTAACCTGACCATAGCACAGTCGTTGAGATTAGAGCCAAACAGAAATGTAGGATTTAACCCCAGAGTTCAAGTTATGACAGGATGAAATGCTCAGacatacagaagaaaatgaaggatgaGAGTACAATTTtatggttaaaagaaaaaaaacccatgaggAAGAGAACTTCCACAAGGGAGTGAATTAAAAGTGGCAGATGCTACTGAGATGGAACTATGAAGACCGAGAAAAACAGCGCTGGATTTGGCTAATAAGAGCAAGAGGTACCTTGAGTGAGTGGTGGGAAAAGCCATATTCAAAAGGGTAAAGCAGGGAGTGatggtaagaaaatgaaataaattcaagtTTGTGCAGATCCCTCTCCAATCATGTCTCGTTTCTGAAACGTTGGTTGGATCAGTAGTCACAGGGCtcgctcttttttttctttttggcgcTCCATGGCCCTCCAGATGGTGATTCGAGTGACGAAGTCTCTCAAACTTTTAGGTAAGTGTCCTAACAATCCCAAGCTAAAATCTGCTTGTTGATctcttctgcactgtcagcgcccGGTACCAGCGCCTGGCTTGTCCCCGCTCCCCGCCGCAGCCCTAGTCTGGATGTGGGAGGCGAAGGCTGTGAGCATTTCCTGGGCGGTGAGGTGGGTACCGCGCATAATCAGGCGATGCCCGTCTCCTGGGGAAGAAACAAACGAGTCAGGCACGGCGAGGGCGGCGAGCCCCGGACTGAGGACGCGCGGGCTGCCTGGCGCCCCTTCCGtccgcctccccaccccagcccaccgaACAGCACGTCCACGCAGGGCTCGGAGCCGTCGTGCCTCACGTCCACAATCACCGAGCAGTTGAGATTGGTGGAACGGACCTTCTCGCTGCTCACCGCCTGGAGGAAGGTCCTACGGTGGGAAAACAGCTTGAGCGTCCGGCCGAGAGGGCTAGACCCCCTAGACCCCCAGCGGGAGGAAGGCGCGCCCCTTCCCGTCCCCGCTTCCAAGTACCTTGTCGACTCCACATTCTTCTCGAAGGGGCAGAATTGAACCCGAACCTGCTTCACAGACCGGAGCCCGAGCCGAGCCAAGGACGCCGCCATGGTGACCTCCGCACCGGAAGGCCTCGTGCGGGCGGAAGTGCCCGTTACCGccgctctcccctccctgcccccggcTTCTTCAGGGTGGGGTCTCTGATTCTCCAGTAGCCGAGCTAGCGTTCCGGGTGCTTGGGGCCCTGGGCTCCCCACTCCAAGAGGAGGAAGGCCAGCGGGGAGGTGGTTTCGATACAGGGTATGGAGGGCCCCAAAGTAAGCGGTCAGTAAATACCTATCATTAATAGTCCTCTTGTACCACGGcgaaaacaataaataatgcaAAAGCCTTGCACTTGGCTACGATAACTAGTCCGTCTTTTGCGGTCTTTCCCTTTCCGTACGTTGCTGTGCCAGATCTAGGTTAACACCATGTCAAGCGCTGGTCCCTTCGGTGAGGACACTGCCATGGCAGGGATTATACAGCTACCAGGGAGGTAAAGCCTCCTCAAGTAACTGAAGATCAAACACATTGAACTCTGAGTAAACAAAGTTTAAACGTGAAGGACCTTTAGCCTAATATTCAGTGACTTAAAAtagaaggggcccctgggtgggtcagcacgtctgactttggctcgggtcatgatctcacagttcgtgagtttgagccccacgtcaggccccgtgctgacagctcggagcctggagcctgcttccgattctgtgtctccctctctttctgccccacccctgcttgctctctgtttctcaaaactgaataaacattaaaaaaaatatttttttgaatagtaaCAAGACAGGGAGTATAGGGTAATACAATCCTTGGGAGTGATCCAAATGTAGAAATGCCTATTCCACCTCTGTGGTTCCTGATGAATTGTGTGTTCAGCCTGGCTCCTGGGACTTAAGAGGAAGTGGCATCTAGGCTTTCTGCTTTCTatcactttttctctttccctttccccagggaCCCAACTCCATAGCCCTGAGATGTCTTCACTGTTGGGGAACTAGGCCTGAGCCTCCCAAGGATGCTGAcctccaggttccaggctgtggTGGTTTGGCCCTTTACTCTGGACTCCAGGCACTGGAGTGATCTTGGATTCTTAGCTTCTAAGTCCAGGTTCTTTGTAGCTTGTGGTTCTCAGGTATCCTTTCTTTCAGGCTCCCAATGTAGGCTTCTTTAACATGCACTTCTAAATGGCTGAGCTTTTCCAGCCAGAGATGGGGAGCTCTGAATTTTTGCCTCGGCATCCCAGGTTCCTTAGGATTCGGGACTGGTCCCCAGGCATGAAAGAAAAGGCAAGTGCCAACGGGGGCGCTGGTGCTGCCTCAGGGCAAGCCAGGCCTGCTGATTTCCCACCAGGTAAGCCTCTGGGCTAGGTCCCCCTCCCCAGAGTGTGCTTAGCAGCTGAGCTGTCTGGGCTGGGGGTGCTCCAGGCCGAAGAGGGGGCTCCAAGTTCTCCAAGCTGTTGAGGCTGCTGCTGGGCAATTCCATGGTCTGGACCTCATTGCATATACCTAGTAAGGCAGGAATGGAAGACAGGCagtgggcaggaggaggggtACCACCACTCTTGACAACTATATGAGGTTAGTGATGTGGATGGGGGATGGAGCACATAAAGTAGCAAGGACAGGTCAAGGAGAGCCTGGAGTTGGAGAACAGTGACTCACAGCAACAGGGAGGCCTCCTGTGGACTTCAGGCTTGGGCAGGGGCTGCTGGAATAGACACAGCAGGGCGCCATCCAGCCTCTGGAAGATGTTGAGTGTGAGCAGAGACTGGCGAAGTTCTGGCGACAGGCCCCACTGCTCCTCCTCCAGCAACTCCCGCACCACTCCAAAGTCTTGTCTGAGCTGCAGCGCCCCCTGCAGGCTGAAGGCCAAGGTACAATGTGGCCACCTGCCTCTACTGCCTCTCTAACTGCTCCGCCCCATCTACCCCCTTGCtttttccagttccatccagccCTCTGCCactgcctccttttctccccacctGAACCGGATCCCGTGCCTGAGGATGTGGTCAAGCCAGGCACCCAGGATGGCTGTCAGTGCTTGGCCaagggcaggggcctgggcttGGGGCGGCAATCCCTGCAATCCTTGCAGCACAGGCTCCAGTACAGTGCGAACCACCAACCCAGCATACTCACTGGGAATGCTGGGCAGTTctggaatgagagaagagaaaggacagCATATGAGGCTATGGAGATCTGTTGAGCTCCTAAGGGAACATTTAGGGGAAGATGGCTAGGATTTGTGGGGACATGGAAGGCAAGGATaaggatggagacagagaagtggAGCCAGGATCTGGAGGAGTCAGGACACTGTTACCCCTGGGAACCCTGGAAGGGGATGCTGGGAAGAGGAGTTACCAGGAGAGAGATGATGCCGCCAGTACCGGCCCCGTGGCATGTAGAGTTCAAAGCCCTGTGTGGCTTGTTTATGACATTCTTGAAAAAAGAGACTTAGTGACTCTTCAGGCAGGAGCTGTGTAAATATGGAGAAAGTAAAAGGGGCTTCTCTGTTGGAGAACTGCCAAATTATGATGCTTTTTTGAATCTCAGGTTTTTAACCTGGCTTTCATAAAGCCCCAGAACAGAATTGTATTCATAATTCTATGGGCTTGGGCAATTCTGAGGAAAGATGTCCTAGCTTTATTGGGTTTTCCTAAAGGCCTGGACCCAGAAAAGATGATAGACAATTGTCATAGGATTACCCTGCTCTTCTCAGCTTGGTTCAGAGTCTGGAAGTCCTCCAGGTTAATTTTACTCTATAGGAACATTAATAGGAAAAAAGGGGGAGATACCCTCACCACTACCAATGTTTAAAAGCAAATGCTAGAGAGAGGGGTCTGCGGATCTACAGACAGGCAGAGgctgaagaaagaaagggggaattGTACGATCTTCCACCATCTATGAAAGGAAGGCAGGAACTATATGCAGACCAGGAGCAAGCACTGTAACTTTCTGAGATTCAGGACCTTTTGGAATGTCCTTAAACTGAATATTTTTTACACCCTACTTCCATTACTTTTGTAACCCATAAAGCAAAAAAGGCCCATGGGCTGGTTTGGTTTCTGTGCTTTGATAGGTTATGTTTTTGTAATGGgagagggcagaaaaaaaaaaaaaaagaaaaaaagggaggggggttcttggggcacctgggcagctcagtcagttaagcgtccgactcttggtttcagctcagggcatgatctcaccgttcttgagtttgagccctgagtcaggctccgtgctgacagcatgggattttctcttgggattttctctctccctctctctgcccctgctctgcttgctctctctctctctcaaagaaaataaactaaaaaaaaaaaaaaaaaaatagagagaggtCCCTACAGCCCGTTGGAGAGGAACCCCAAGAAATGGGGTATGTGGTGACAGCTCTGTAAAGAAAAGGTAACTGGATGCTTGTAAGCCTGAAGAGAGGAAGGGACCTGGGGGCTGGATTGGGGGAAGTGGAGCCCATGTGGCTTCTGGTACATATCCTGACAATAGCCTATCCtaaatccaatttttttaatgtttatttatttttgagagcgagagagagacagagtgcgagtggggaaggggcagacagagagggagacacagaatccgaagcagggagacacagaatctgatgtttaactgactaagccgcccaggcgcccccctaaatCCAAATTCTTGCTCTCTTCTCCTGAAAACCAAAACCCCTTACTCCTTATTTATACCAAGGAAACTACCCTATTGTCAACTGCCATTTGTTAGGAATCTCTCTGTACCCAACACTCCGAGGAAACACAAGGTCACACTATGAAATAGTCTTTCTGTCTGGGACATTACAGTCTGGGTGGGGAGAAAACTCACAATGTCTGATTCTTCTTTTCCATCCCAGTGCCATATGCAGTGGAATGCCCAGAGC
This genomic interval carries:
- the MRPL53 gene encoding 39S ribosomal protein L53, mitochondrial; this encodes MAASLARLGLRSVKQVRVQFCPFEKNVESTRTFLQAVSSEKVRSTNLNCSVIVDVRHDGSEPCVDVLFGDGHRLIMRGTHLTAQEMLTAFASHIQTRAAAGSGDKPGAGTGR